A genomic region of Notamacropus eugenii isolate mMacEug1 chromosome 3, mMacEug1.pri_v2, whole genome shotgun sequence contains the following coding sequences:
- the CCDC71L gene encoding coiled-coil domain-containing protein 71L encodes MRRSVRRRRRRPQAAPAAAAAGGGPRARGGDGLAAEREEKVVYSRSQLSLAGSTKALGDAFKLFMPRSTEFMSSDAELWSFLCSLKHQFSPHILRSKDVYGYSSCRALVPDPPGPPPAAHSHPARAGEPPSPLLSPPPSRRPAPGAAARRRRRGAGAAAGAGAAAARRVRKQPPPPHQPQPAPLLPLPPPPPPPGPPVRPCSPPPPPPLPHAGRFGGRTLEEIWRAATPVLTTFPTIRVGHDVWGERSLAAARRRAQQVLRVNLEPVVRLRRFPVATS; translated from the coding sequence ATGCGGCGCAGCGtgaggaggcggcggcggcggccccaGGCGgccccggcggcggcggcggcgggcggCGGCCCCCGGGCCCGGGGAGGGGACGGGCTGGCCGCGGAGCGGGAGGAGAAGGTGGTGTACTCGCGCTCGCAGCTGTCCCTGGCCGGCAGCACCAAGGCGCTGGGCGATGCCTTCAAGCTCTTCATGCCCCGCAGCACCGAGTTCATGAGCTCGGACGCCGAGCTCTGGAGCTTCCTCTGCAGCCTCAAGCACCAGTTCTCCCCGCACATCCTCCGCAGCAAGGACGTCTACGGCTACTCGTCCTGCCGGGCCCTGGTCCCGGACCCCCCGGGACCCCCGCCCGCCGCCCACAGCCACCCCGCTCGCGCGGGGGAGCCGCCGTCGCCGCTGCTGTCCCCGCCGCCGTCCCGCCGGCCGGCCCCCGGAGCGGCCGCCAGGAGGAGGCGCCGAGGAGCCGGAGCCgcagccggagccggagccgcaGCCGCCCGGAGAGTCAGGAAACAGCCGCCGCCGCCCCACCAGCCCCAGCCCGCGCCCCTGCTCCCGctgcccccgccgccgccgccccccgGCCCGCCCGTGCGCCCCTgctcgccgccgccgccgccgccgctgccccACGCCGGCCGCTTCGGGGGCCGGACGCTGGAGGAGATCTGGAGAGCCGCCACCCCGGTGCTGACCACCTTCCCCACCATCCGCGTCGGCCACGACGTGTGGGGCGAGCGGAGCCTGGCGGCGGCGCGGCGCCGAGCCCAGCAGGTCCTGCGAGTGAACCTGGAGCCGGTGGTGAGGCTCCGCCGCTTCCCCGTGGCCACGTCCTGA